Proteins found in one Lycium ferocissimum isolate CSIRO_LF1 chromosome 6, AGI_CSIRO_Lferr_CH_V1, whole genome shotgun sequence genomic segment:
- the LOC132060724 gene encoding exopolygalacturonase-like — protein sequence MTSKFALGVIGVCLLIFSTMAKAQDSQYYGSSSKVFNVMSYGAVADDKTDNSQAFLKAWNDACQWKGRSKVLIPKGTYMLNSLTFQGPCKGSMTFLIKGVLKAPTDPSLFNPNTWIGFLYVSGLVVKGGGYLDGQGASAWPYNDCSKNSHCMSLPATMRFDFVTNSEIHHVKSINSKNTHFNLFACNNINMTYLSISAPANSPNTDGIKIGKSTNIKISRTIIQTGDDCISMVSGSRNIDISNVTCGPGHGISIGSLGKSPGEFVEGINVRNVTFIETQNGVRIKTWAPSLSSVASNIFFSDIHMQNVNNPIFIDQQYCPHTSCSSGKSSSQVEIKNVKFRRIWGTSSSKVAICLKCSALVPCKNVELEDINLAYHGHRGSGPATSSCFNVIGVSHGTQFPPNCIN from the exons ATGACTTCAAAGTTTGCTTTGGGCGTTATTGGTGTATGTCTGCTCATTTTTTCAACAATGGCCAAGGCACAAGACAGCCAATACTATGGTTCATCATCAAAAGTCTTCAATGTTATGTCATATGGTGCAGTTGCTGATGACAAGACAGATAATAGTCAG GCCTTTCTCAAAGCATGGAATGATGCTTGTCAATGGAAAGGAAGGAGCAAGGTATTGATCCCAAAAGGAACCTACATGTTGAACTCATTGACATTTCAGGGGCCTTGCAAGGGTTCAATGACATTTCTAATAAAAGGGGTTCTTAAGGCTCCCACAGATCCTTCATTGTTCAATCCAAATACATGGATAGGATTTCTTTATGTGAGTGGACTTGTGGTTAAAGGTGGTGGCTATTTGGATGGACAAGGTGCTTCTGCTTGGCCATATAATGATTGTTCCAAGAATTCTCATTGCATGTCTCTTCCTGCT ACAATGAGATTCGACTTCGTGACAAATTCAGAAATCCATCATGTGAAATCAATCAACAGCAAGAATACCCACTTCAACCTTTTTGCATGCAACAACATAAACATGACATACCTAAGTATATCAGCCCCTGCAAATAGCCCCAACACTGATGGCATCAAAATCGGAAAATCAACAAACATCAAGATTTCAAGAACCATTATTCAGACCGGCGATGACTGCATCTCCATGGTCTCAGGCAGCCGAAACATCGACATTTCCAACGTTACGTGTGGGCCAGGCCATGGCATTAGCATTGGTAGCCTAGGAAAGTCCCCTGGAGAGTTTGTAGAGGGAATAAACGTGAGGAATGTCACCTTCATTGAGACTCAAAATGGTGTGAGGATCAAAACTTGGGCACCTTCTTTGTCTAGTGTGGCTTCCAACATATTCTTCAGCGACATTCACATGCAAAATGTCAACAATCCTATCTTTATTGATCAACAATATTGCCCACATACAAGTTGCTCCTCG GGTAAATCAAGCTCACAAGTGGAGATAAAGAATGTGAAGTTCAGAAGGATATGGGGGACATCAAGTTCGAAGGTAGCAATATGCTTAAAATGTAGTGCATTGGTACCTTGTAAGAATGTGGAGCTTGAGGACATCAACTTGGCATACCATGGACATCGTGGATCAGGACCAGCAACCTCGTCTTGTTTCAATGTCATCGGTGTTTCACATGGCACACAGTTTCCTCCCAATTGTATTAATTAG
- the LOC132061203 gene encoding uncharacterized protein LOC132061203 — protein MEPPDNLSPATTGEQNGVSAQPISYANRVATSSGGSAPTKSKESVVGRHTTHNGKVAVIFKSKDYYGVLVEDCRRTIVEKFPKPRPQIDKIRAKFKELITIKGSVTISVFDNYNVFIDCTNDDDFKTVWYRRIIEIEDAQMWLQKWIPHFKPEEDIPIVLVWVLLLGLSFQIRNWHIMKQILRPVGTPLCLDAATTSRTRPSMTKARVKIDLLKPRIFEVWVGLEDEDSPLKGFTQKMEYENIPKYCKHCKKLGHYQVDFWVLERKRAKEKQEEAARPPDQVGASSTNHQVNTRGDINKV, from the coding sequence ATGGAACCGCCAGACAACCTAAGTCCGGCGACAACAGGGGAACAAAATGGAGTCAGTGCTCAGCCAATTTCATATGCGAATCGAGTGGCAACTTCATCGGGGGGTTCCGCTCCTACAAAATCAAAAGAATCAGTTGTGGGCAGACATACTACGCACAACGGGAAAGTGGCGGTGATATTCAAGTCGAAAGACTACTACGGAGTACTCGTTGAAGACTGTAGAAGAACAATTGTGGAGAAATTTCCGAAACCTAGGCCACAAATTGACAAAATCAGAGCTAAGTTCAAAGAATTAATTACTATCAAGGGATCAGTGACGATCAGCGTATTTGACAACTACAATGTATTTATTGATTGCAcaaatgatgatgattttaaaacGGTGTGGTATCGAAGGATCATTGAGATTGAGGATGCTCAGATGTGGCTACAAAAATGGATACCACACTTCAAGCCTGAAGAAGATATCCCTATTGTGTTGGTGTGGGTCCTCTTACTTGGGTTGTCATTTCAAATACGTAACTGGCACATTATGAAGCAAATCTTAAGGCCTGTGGGAACCCCTCTGTGCTTAGATGCTGCCACTACTAGTAGAACTCGACCTAGTATGACTAAGGCAAGAGTGAAAATAGACCTTCTTAAGCCTAGAATCTTTGAGGTTTGGGTTGGACTGGAAGATGAAGATTCCCCTCTAAAGGGATTCACTCAAAAAatggaatatgaaaatatcCCTAAGTATTGTAAACATTGCAAAAAACTTGGCCATTACCAGGTAGATTTTTGGGTTCTAGAAAGAAAGAGAGCCAAGGAAAAACAAGAGGAGGCGGCTAGGCCCCCTGATCAGGTGGGGGCTAGTAGCACTAATCACCAAGTGAATACTAGGGGGGATATTAATAAAGTTTAG
- the LOC132061204 gene encoding uncharacterized protein LOC132061204: protein MEDTQDISSISCEIQIIRAKNVEKISLGKSNLFIRCYLPTGNNQRVKLNSQEISSKSDLFWDETFSLDCMGTQDSINMMKQGKVVFELRSRKYLPIFGKNICGSQLLGSVEIPWKIVFESTEMEIEEWAIFMATSKNNEDVKPPAVKIAMKVKVNEATKNNRLRRPWDESCACKGYCGCNSSSIFSADDYEIFALGATLDAL, encoded by the coding sequence ATGGAGGATACTCAAGATATTTCATCTATTAGTtgtgaaatacaaatcataagAGCAAAAAACGTAGAGAAAATTTCTTTAGGAAAAAGCAACTTGTTTATTAGATGCTATCTTCCAACAGGAAACAACCAAAGAGTTAAGTTAAACAGTCAAGAAATCTCATCAAAATcagacttattttgggatgaaaCTTTCTCATTAGATTGCATGGGAACTCAAGACTCCATTAACATGATGAAGCAAGGCAAAGTAGTTTTCGAGCTACGATCAAGAAAATATCTgccaatttttggaaaaaatatttgtGGATCACAACTCTTGGGTAGCGTTGAAATACCATGGAAAATAGTATTTGAGTCAACAGAAATGGAGATAGAGGAGTGGGCAATATTCATGGCTACTTCTAAGAATAATGAAGATGTGAAACCTCCAGCAGTGAAGATAGCAATGAAGGTTAAAGTAAATGAGGCAACAAAAAATAATAGGTTGAGAAGACCATGGGATGAGTCATGTGCTTGCAAGGGTTATTGTGGGTgtaatagtagtagtattttCAGTGCTGATGATTATGAAATATTTGCACTTGGAGCTACTTTAGATGCCCTCTAA